The Aureispira anguillae genome contains a region encoding:
- a CDS encoding MBL fold metallo-hydrolase gives MAQVHFFTFSPFSENTYIIYDETKECIIIDPGCYTAEERKTLSNFITEHELTPVRLINTHCHLDHVFGNRYVAETYQLPLEIHEGELPVLESVPVVCQMYGIPNVQQSPDPDPNKFIQAGDLIQFGNTELSVLFTPGHSPASVSFYCSNDNFIIGGDVLFQGSIGRTDLPGGDMNTLMQSIFDHFLTLPDSTIVYSGHGNPTTVGAEKASNPFILNHAR, from the coding sequence ATGGCACAAGTTCATTTTTTCACTTTTAGCCCGTTTTCAGAAAACACTTATATCATTTATGATGAAACCAAAGAGTGTATTATCATAGATCCAGGATGTTATACCGCAGAAGAGCGAAAAACATTGAGTAACTTTATAACAGAGCATGAACTTACCCCTGTTCGGTTAATCAATACACATTGCCATTTAGATCATGTATTTGGCAATCGCTATGTAGCAGAAACCTATCAACTTCCGTTAGAAATTCATGAGGGCGAACTTCCCGTATTAGAATCGGTTCCTGTTGTTTGTCAAATGTATGGAATTCCCAATGTACAACAATCACCAGATCCAGATCCCAATAAATTTATTCAAGCAGGAGATCTTATTCAATTTGGAAATACAGAACTAAGCGTTTTATTCACTCCTGGGCATTCGCCAGCTTCTGTTTCTTTTTATTGCTCCAACGATAATTTTATTATTGGTGGCGATGTATTGTTTCAGGGGAGCATTGGGCGAACAGATTTGCCTGGTGGAGATATGAACACCTTAATGCAAAGCATATTTGATCATTTTCTAACCTTGCCTGATTCTACAATTGTGTATTCGGGGCATGGGAATCCGACAACCGTTGGAGCAGAAAAAGCAAGTAATCCTTTCATTCTAAACCATGCAAGATAA